In the Purpureocillium takamizusanense chromosome 5, complete sequence genome, one interval contains:
- the CLU1 gene encoding Intracellular distribution of mitochondria (COG:J~BUSCO:EOG09261OXV~EggNog:ENOG503NVWU), giving the protein MAAEAQSQTPVPAAAAPGDASNEPNDAVAAPAEAEAEVEADVGADSLINLTIVLPDPEAQKMQIMVSTQEQVHEIRQSIIDMPSAFRYTCFHLEHNGQKVNDFIPLAEVPDLEPEPVFHLVQDPYTEKEARIHLVRIRELIGAAGDRTDISQGVLPGLSLFEGLSLNSQVAATGDSADELPVKDYDFQAIPSLTTLIPEPVSPPPKTVKGVALSSWNPPPCHLKQRGHLLYLIVTTNEGEQFQVTAHVSGFYVNKSSNAKFDPFPRPAPKGQSAHSLLELIGLLSPSFSETFVQLQEYNNQRDPLATFQITNAIPAAPWAVPPPSSALCAHVPDATRPQETYLLSGVENTDTLRDWNEEFQSAKELPKETVQDRVFRERLVSKLFADYNDAATKGAVMVARGEIAPLNPTECRDAQIFVYNNIFFSFGADGVGTFTSEGGDEAARVATGKDVAGVRLVNQLDIDGLFTPATVVVDYLGKRIVGQSIVPGIFKQREPGENQIDYGAVDGKEVVAADDRFTAAFAQLSKALKVKNHPVWDKDGKRFDLEASVETKGLMGTDGRKYVLDLYRITPFDVSWLDETKSKTSEQAIKEYPHRMTVLRPELVESFARFRMKQWVDKELARRGQAKQEQSAEGSTEEKSADKEPENSAKNQLDLSDFKFALNPDAFSGQVPQTDEEKGELEKDEKEVREACDYLRDNVIPELIRELSDSDISFPMDGQSLSRLLHKRGINIRYLGKVATLATDVRVRCLRDICIQDMVSRTFKHVAAVYLRALPVPFTPACVSHLLNCLLGQKFNPKPIAEVESSLRELYPEADLSFEHVTPQTLRASIEEQVLQRFRYKLNVDWVQDIRSTQLLREVCLRLGLQVQAKDYIFDSAQQSEPQAETEVPQSQTNGQVNGESKKKKKKARDGSPASTASTTANTTFTPDDVIDVVPLIKHSCPRSALAEEALEAGRLSIIQNQKKLGQELLLESLSLHEQIYGILHPEVAKVYNSLSMLYYQLEDKEAAVELARKAIVVAERTVGVDSAETLLNYLNLSLFLHQVGDSKGALAASKHALMLWKIIYGPGHPDSITTINNAAVMLQHLKAYHESRLWFEESLRVCESVFGKQSVNSATLLFQLAQALALDHDSKAAVNRMRESYNIFLNELGPEDKNTKEAESWLEQLTQNAVSIAKHAKDVQARRIRSGIRFPATAAPAQATTGGPAQRMSPSSQMDSRSIDELIKFIEGGDQKSASSKKRPGRGNPKRRGQSTKP; this is encoded by the exons ATGGCTGCCGAAGCACAGTCTCAGACGCCGgtgcctgccgctgcggctccAG GCGACGCCTCCAATGAGCCTAATGATGCCGTCGCAGCTCCAGCGGAAGCGGAGGcggaggtcgaggccgatgtTGGTGCCGACT CGTTAATAAACCTCACTATTGTCCTGCCAGACCCCGAGGCACAAAAAATGCAAATCATG GTGTCTACGCAAGAACAGGTTCACGAAATCCGCCAGTCCATCATCGATATGCCGTCCGCTTTTCGCTACACGTGCTTTCACCTCGAGCATAACGGCCAAAAGGTCAACGACTTCATCCCCCTTGCGGAGGTCCCCGATCTCGAGCCGGAACCCGTCTTCCACCTCGTCCAAGACCCGTATACGGAGAAGGAGGCCCGCATCCACCTCGTTCGAATCCGAGAACTGATAGGGGCCGCGGGCGATAGGACAGATATATCGCAGGGCGTACTGCCTGGTCTGTCGCTCTTCGAGGGGCTTTCCCTCAACTCGCAGGTGGCAGCCACGGGAGACAGTGCCGACGAGCTCCCTGTCAAGGACTATGACTTCCAGGCAATTCCTTCACTCACCACACTCATTCCCGAGCCTGTCAGCCCTCCTCCCAAGACAGTCAAGGGCGTTGCACTTTCGTCTTGGAACCCTCCACCGTGCCATCTCAAGCAGCGCGGCCACCTCCTCTACCTGATTGTTACGACGAACGAAGGAGAGCAGTTTCAGGTGACGGCTCATGTGTCAGGCTTTTACGTCAACAAGTCGTCGAACGCAAAGTTCGACCCTTTCCCGAGGCCTGCCCCCAAGGGCCAGTCAGCCCACTCACTTTTGGAGCTCATTGGCCTCCTGTCGCCTTCTTTCAGCGAGACTTTTGTCCAGCTCCAAGAGTACAACAACCAGCGAGACCCCCTGGCTACTTTCCAGATTACAAACGCGATCCCTGCAGCGCCCTGGGCTGTTCCTCCCCCGAGCTCCGCTCTCTGTGCCCATGTTCCTGACGCCACACGCCCCCAGGAGACATATCTTCTCTCTGGAGTTGAAAACACAGACACTCTGCGTGACTGGAACGAGGAGTTCCAATCTGCCAAGGAGCTCCCGAAGGAAACCGTGCAGGACCGCGTTTTTCGTGAGCGCCTGGTCTCGAAGCTGTTTGCTGACTACAATGATGCTGCCACTAAAGGTGCCGTCAtggtcgcccgcggcgagatTGCGCCCCTGAACCCTACGGAATGCCGGGATGCCCAAATTTTCGTGTACAACAACATCTTCTTCTCGTttggcgccgatggcgtGGGTACCTTCACatccgagggcggcgacgaggctgcccgTGTTGCCACGGGTAAGGATGTGGCCGGCGTGAGACTGGTCAACCAGCTCGACATTGATGGCCTTTTCACGCCTGCCACGGTAGTCGTTGACTATCTCGGAAAGCGCATCGTCGGTCAGAGCATTGTTCCGGGGATCTTCAAGCAGCGGGAGCCGGGCGAAAATCAGATCGACTACGGCGCTGTTGACGGCAAAGAAgtcgttgccgccgatgacAGGTTCACGGCCGCCTTTGCGCAGCTTTCTAAGGCGCTCAAGGTCAAAAACCACCCTGTCTGGGACAAGGATGGAAAGAGATTTGACCTGGAGGCTAGTGTCGAGACCAAGGGTCTCATGGGAACCGATGGTCGCAAATACGTCCTGGACCTGTACAGGATCACTCCCTTCGATGTCAGCTGGCTGGATGAGACAAAATCGAAGACCAGCGAGCAGGCAATTAAGGAGTACCCACACCGGATGACTGTACTTCGCCCGGAATTAGTCGAGTCGTTTGCACGATTCAGAATGAAGCAGTGGGTGGACAAGGAGCTGGCTCGCCGCGGACAGGCCAAACAGGAGCAGTCCGCTGAAGGAAGCACCGAAGAGAAGAGCGCCGACAAGGAGCCCGAAAACTCGGCGAAGAACCAGCTGGATCTGTCCGACTTCAAGTTTGCCCTCAACCCCGATGCTTTCAGCGGCCAGGTTCCTCAGACCGATGAGGAAAAAGGTGAGCTCGAGaaggacgagaaggaggtCCGCGAGGCTTGCGACTACCTTCGAGACAATGTCATCCCAGAGCTCATTCGCGAGCTTTCTGATTCTGACATCAGCTTCCCCATGGACGGGCAGTCTCTCAGCCGGCTGCTTCACAAGCGGGGTATCAACATCAGATATCTTGGCAAGGTGGCAACCCTCGCTACGGATGTCCGCGTACGATGCCTACGCGACATTTGCATTCAGGACATGGTCTCCCGCACATTCAAGCACGTGGCTGCAGTCTATCTTCGCGCTCTACCCGTCCCTTTCACGCCGGCTTGCGTGTCTCATCTGTTGAACTGCCTTCTTGGCCAGAAGTTCAATCCCAAGCCTATCGCAGAGGTTGAGTCGTCACTCCGAGAGCTCTATCCTGAGGCGGACCTTAGCTTCGAGCACGTTACGCCACAGACCCTTAGGGCGAGCATTGAGGAGCAAGTCCTTCAACGTTTCAGGTACAAGCTGAACGTGGACTGGGTCCAGGACATTCGCAGCACGCAGCTGCTCCGTGAGGTTTGCCTGAGGCTTGGCCTCCAAGTCCAGGCCAAAGACTATATCTTTGACAGCGCTCAGCAGTCTGAACCCCAAGCTGAGACAGAAGTTCCTCAATCTCAGACGAATGGACAGGTCAATGGCGAGtccaaaaagaaaaagaagaaggctCGCGATGGCTCGCCCGCTTCTACTGCATCCACAACAGCAAACACCACGTTCACGCCGGACGATGTCATCGATGTCGTGCCTCTGATCAAGCACTCCTGTCCCAGAAGCGCTCTCGCTGAAGAGGCTCTCGAAGCTGGTCGCCTCTCCATAATTCAGAACCAGAAAAAGCTCGGCCAAGAGCTATTGCTGGAGTCCTTGTCGCTCCATGAGCAGATCTACGGAATTTTGCACCCAGAGGTGGCCAAGGTGTACAACAGCCTGTCCATGCTGTACTATCAGCTTGAGGACAaagaggcggccgtcgagctggcgaGGAAGGCCATTGTCGTTGCGGAGCGGACTGTCGGCGTCGATTCGGCTGAGACGCTGCTCAACTACTTGAACCTGAGCCTGTTTCTCCATCAGGTCGGAGACAGCAAAGGAGCCCTCGCAGCATCGAAGCATGCCCTGATGTTGTGGAAGATCATTTACGGCCCGGGCCACCCTGATTCAATCACGACCatcaacaacgccgccgtTATGCTACAGCATTTGAAGGCCTACCATGAGTCAAGGCTTTGGTTCGAGGAGTCGCTCCGCGTTTGCGAATCTGTCTTCGGAAAGCAGTCAGTGAATTCAGCCACTCTCTTATTCCAGCTGGCACAGGCTCTGGCGCTGGACCACGACTCCAAGGCGGCTGTGAACCGCATGCGCGAATCATACAATATCTTCCTCAACGAGCTCGGACCGGAGGACAAGAACACgaaggaggccgagagcTGGCTGGAACAGCTGACGCAGAATgccgtctccatcgccaAGCATGCCAAAGACGTCCAGGCTCGGCGCATCCGATCAGGCATCCGTTTCCCGGCAACGGCTGCGCCTGCCCAGGCTACCACTGGAGGCCCTGCCCAGCGTATGTCGCCATCTTCGCAGATGGACTCGCGCAGCATAGATGAGCTTATCAAGTtcatcgagggcggcgaccagaAGTCGGCATCGTCCAAGAAgcggcctgggcgcggcAACCCGAAGCGGAGGGGCCAGAGCACAAAGCCATAA
- the MOH1 gene encoding protein yippee-like moh1 (COG:S~EggNog:ENOG503P31J), with amino-acid sequence MGLAYNTYLNSNKIYGCKSCKTHLANHEDIISRNFRGQHGKAYLFHNVVNIDAGEPNERNMTTGRHLVRDITCRQCKETVGWKYDKAYENSEKYKEGKFILEAELLCNVA; translated from the exons ATGGGGCTCGCATACAACACGTATCTGAACAGCAACAAGATCTACGGCTGCAAGTCATGCAAGACGCATCTCGCCAACCATGAGGATATTATTAGCAGG AATTTCCGTGGCCAGCACGGCAAGGCGTACCTCTTCCACAACGTTGTCAACATCGATGCTGGCGAGCCCAACGAGCGTAACatgacgacgggccgccACCTTGTCCGCGACATCACCTGCCGCCAGTGCAAGGAGACGGTGGGCTGGAAGTACGATAAGGCTTACGAGAACTCGGAGAAGTACAAGGAGGGCAAGttcatcctcgaggccgagctgctctGCAACGTCGCGTAG
- a CDS encoding uncharacterized protein (EggNog:ENOG503P38C) produces MSHPGTDATAADSGLGHEVQPTRCAASTRPSAPDLQPWTATRCHRLLRQLQSRLARLRKLAPDEGPASCQESKRSSQADAKSATAKRVKLTYAGRKRHEDTGTEDSKPLVALCTPKRPVRTLGAMKMIKSSPASGQVDIPSPIWRRISDPTDTPRRAQSNQVDISEFISSAPAGTVLSDVTADLRPLAAALGAEKYRIYHAILGWLNTLLLSTVPRGREPAPNSLLAMCLRKIPCCVADIECYERDVAKQQGRQSMWDASNVSFELYGQLETLGSATGGWRPLKLAIRAHGLSLLCQAVAEEVFDPIYVALLIRLCARLGCTEGVHKLATSSKVILPEPRTMLSGLAEDKHLLPLRELVGFDAKRAICRAAMASVSSLAQKDRLPTRWLSTRVFSGLWASNLELISSTTSGAAAMAFSTACLPLMILDNDSAAEGQPMEAEQRLASVVAGMVATLLALSEASHDDPRASRHQRAERRVRYLLDCCFHQVCRRKRGRVGRDSGAFMLVLARYIVFATGPQASSIFAQEARRDLVSLAATPKSVEGSQSRYRQTILLLCSIAQYRGRSRAISSRDCVADISRQLSELNLGDSFDHDLQKDVAFLLAQRTKDLRDLAFAERLKGARNPSGGNAMFSGWRWEEGISEWVLPDSDEDQVEEKPREALRQLRNRSCSNSQSTRASAPMEMSTSRRKRRSDGGARYALCAGKENGGDDMDLPGASLYGDESAPVAKRLRTRPARSGLLRLLPSEDDWDDLL; encoded by the coding sequence ATGAGTCATCCGGGAACCGATGCGACAGCCGCCGATTcaggcctcggccacgaggtGCAGCCGACAAGATGCGCCGCTTCTACCCGACCGAGTGCGCCAGACCTCCAACCATGGACCGCAACACGttgccaccgcctcctccgccagcTCCAGTCACGGCTAGCCCGGCTGAGGAAGCTCGCCCCCGATGAGGGCCCTGCCTCCTGCCAGGAATCGAAACGATCGAGTCAGGCCGATGCCAAGTCTGCGACTGCGAAACGCGTCAAGCTCACGTACGCTGGCCGCAAGCGGCACGAGGACACCGGTACAGAGGACTCAAAGCCCCTTGTTGCACTTTGCACTCCTAAACGACCAGTCCGCACGCTGGGAGCGATGAAAATGATCAAATCCTCCCCTGCGTCTGGGCAGGTGGACATTCCGTCTCCGATCTGGCGCCGAATCAGTGACCCCACAGACACGCCCAGGCGAGCACAAAGCAATCAGGTGGATATCTCCGAATTTATATCTAGTGCTCCCGCGGGAACTGTCCTGTCAGACGTCACGGCGGACCTCCGTCCATTGGCAGCAGCCCTGGGAGCAGAGAAATACCGTATCTATCATGCCATCCTTGGCTGGCTCAACACTTTGCTGCTGTCAACAgtgcctcgaggccgagagccGGCGCCAAACTCGCTTCTCGCAATGTGTTTGCGAAAAATCCCCTGCTGCGTAGCCGACATCGAATGTTACGAACGAGACGTGGCAAAGCAACAGGGACGTCAGTCGATGTGGGATGCATCTAATGTATCGTTTGAGCTTTACGGTCAGCTCGAGACTCTCGGGTCAGCCACAGGCGGTTGGCGCCCATTGAAGCTGGCGATTAGGGCCCACGGGCTGTCGCTTCTTTGCCAGGCCGTTGCGGAGGAGGTTTTCGATCCAATATACGTCGCTCTCCTCATCCGACTTTGCGCGCGACTAGGGTGTACTGAAGGGGTGCATAAACTTGCAACTTCGTCAAAAGTCATTCTACCTGAACCACGCACAATGCTAAGCGGTCTCGCCGAAGATAAGCACCTCTTGCCTCTTCGTGAACTCGTTGGCTTCGACGCAAAAAGAGCAATATGCCGAGCAGCGATGGCCTCTGTGTCAAGTTTGGCGCAGAAAGATCGCTTACCAACGAGGTGGTTGTCTACGCGTGTATTTTCGGGCCTTTGGGCATCGAACTTGGAATTGATATCATCGACCACTTCCGGCGCAGCAGCTATGGCCTTTTCCACGGCCTGTTTACCCCTGATGATTCTGGACAACGACAGCGCAGCGGAAGGTCAACCAATGGAGGCAGAACAGAGACTTGCAAGTGTGGTTGCAGGAATGGTGGCCACCTTGCTCGCTCTGTCAGAGGCCAGCCATGATGAccctcgggcgtcgaggcaccAACGAGCTGAACGGCGCGTACGATACCTTTTGGACTGTTGCTTCCATCAGGTATGCCGCCGCAAGCGTGGGCGAGTCGGGCGGGACAGCGGGGCATTcatgctggtgctggcacGGTACATTGTGTTCGCAACTGGGCCTCAAGCCAGTTCCATCTTTGCCCAGGAAGCACGGCGTGATCTCGTGTCACTGGCGGCCACGCCGAAAAGCGTCGAAGGGTCGCAATCGCGATACCGTCAGACCATTCTGCTATTGTGCTCCATCGCTCAATACCGCGGTCGAAGCCGCGCCATCTCCAGCAGAGACTGCGTCGCGGACATATCCAGACAGTTGAGTGAGCTGAATCTTGGGGATAGCTTCGATCACGACTTGCAAAAGGATGTCGCATTTCTGTTGGCACAACGGACCAAAGACCTGCGAGACCTCGCATTCGCCGAGAGGTTGAAAGGGGCGAGGAACCCGAGCGGAGGCAATGCAATGTTCTCCGGCTGGcggtgggaggagggcatcaGCGAGTGGGTTCTCCCGGATAGTGACGAGGACCAGGTCGAAGAGAAGCCGCGGGAGGCCTTGAGGCAACTGCGCAACCGTTCCTGTTCCAACAGCCAAAgcacgagggcgtcggcgcctATGGAGATGAGTACATCGCGGCGTAAGAGACGGAgcgatggtggtgctcgCTATGCGCTATGTGCCGGGAAGGagaacggcggcgacgacatggacttGCCAGGTGCATCGCTGTATGGCGATGAGTCGGCCCCGGTAGCAAAACGGTTGCGGACACGCCCGGCACGCTCTGgcttgctgcggctgctgccttCGGAAGATGATTGGGATGATTTGCTATAA
- a CDS encoding uncharacterized protein (COG:E~COG:G~EggNog:ENOG503NV5U~TransMembrane:9 (n5-16c20/21o55-74i120-145o151-168i175-197o223-243i264-282o302-325i337-356o362-381i)~SECRETED:SignalP(1-22~SECRETED:cutsite=CNT-LL~SECRETED:prob=0.5526)): MASRAAVPFLVAMMLLTGVCNTLLTKYQDNQCVRNCDPRDGKRPSHFEQPVLQTAQMFVGEMGCWLVIGLMSLYRRVTKQPSPAERGYEAVDGGDAHQDHHDGPPKPNGDRPSVLRGYRVVLLALPAICDICGTTLMNAGLLLVAASIYQMTRGALVLFVGLFSVLFLRRHLYLFQWLSLVGVVSGVAVVGLAGAIWPDEKKVSQQGFADDAADGGLSDAARAIIGVLLIAGAQIFTATQFVLEEWMLENSSIEPIKVVGWEGVFGLSVTLTGMAVMHLAVGRTDAGRYGYFDMQEGLRQMMQTRILVTSVLIMISIGAFNFFGLSVTRSVSATSRSTIDTCRTLFIWIVSLGLGWESFKALQIVGFAILVYSTFVFNGIVHPPLRSLRPSHEVEELLPEEPIEHQ, translated from the exons ATGgcctcccgcgccgctgtCCCCTTCTtggtggccatgatgctgttGACCGGCGTCTGCAACACATTGCTCACCAAGTACCAA GACAACCAATGCGTGCGGAACTGTGACCCAAGGGACGGTAAGCGGCCGTCCCATTTCGAGCAGCCGGTGCTGCAGACGGCACAAATGTTTGTCGGTGAGATGGGATGTTGGCTCGTCATCGGGCTCATGTCGCTCTATCGCCGCGTCACCAAAcagccctcgcccgcggaGCGCGGCTATGAggctgtcgacggcggcgatgcccacCAGGACCACCACGACGGTCCACCCAAACCCAACGGCGATCGCCCGTCTGTTCTTCGCGGGTACCGCGTCGTGCTTCTCGCTCTGCCGGCAATCTGCGACATCTGCGGGACGACACTCATGAACGCCGGGCTGCTCCTTGTTGCGGCCTCCATCTACCAGATGActcgcggcgccctcgtcctcttcgtcggccTCTTCAGCGTCTTGTTCCTGCGGCGCCATCTGTATCTCTTCCAGTGGCTGTCCCTGGTTGGTGTTGTCTCTGGCGTTGCCGTTGTGGGCCTTGCTGGCGCAATCTGGCCAGACGAGAAGAAGGTATCTCAGCAGggcttcgccgacgacgcggcggacgggggccTGTCTGATGCCGCGAgggccatcatcggcgtccTGCTTATTGCCGGCGCGCAGATCTTCACGGCGACGCAGTTCGTGCTCGAGGAGTGGATGCTGGAGAACTCATCCATTGAGCCCATCAAGGTTGTTGGCTGGGAAGGCGTATTCGGCCTCTCCGTGACGCTAACCGGCATGGCTGTGATGCACTTGGCTGTTGGCCGGACCGACGCCGGTCGTTACGGATATTTCGACATGCAGGAGGGCTTGCGGCAGATGATGCAGACGCGCATTTTGGTCACGAGCGTTCTCATCATGATCAGCATTGG CGCTTTCAACTTCTTTGGTCTCTCCGTGACGCGGAGCGTCAGTGCAACGTCGCGGTCGACCATTGACACCTGCAGGACGCTCTTCATCTGGATCGTCTCCCTGGGCCTCGGCTGGGAGTCATTCAAGGCGCTGCAAATTGTGGGTTTCGCCATCCTTGTGTATTCCACGTTTGTCTTCAACGGCATCGTTCATCCGCCGCTGAGGAGCCTCCGCCCCAGCCACGAGGTTGAAGAGCTGCTCCCAGAAGAACCGATCGAGCACCAGTAG